The Nitratidesulfovibrio sp. SRB-5 genome includes a window with the following:
- a CDS encoding DUF6056 family protein: MGIAIGQAFVHFREESIMRIRWQHSIPLILLLVPFFWAMGFTFPVGDDFARSNEARFWFDIPQALESMGRSWWTWSGRYTHHFLVIFLGKSAESRFGYTLVCIAICLLYWGALWNIFSELSHNKRKAEAFFIASVCMLALYSCYPTLSMSFYEVTDILGITFGNGLVLLFIGRVCALWNAERVHSKDVWISSVPGILAVGCYEHSAVATVAVSVCAYVMAARVGHKHKSVFLKIVVVMAGFFLLSFLARGNFRRQTKRSVSWALMQEQLLPVVPMTFELLFKFFSSFFAVVCVWLGIVAGGEAGVSARNGEKARGFHPAYVLLCGLLMAFLVVLGIVTVHALSDMPILSAGKFSASVLLLLSCVAVFVFVHTLQPVRCMVMQRMDRGVCVLASAIVLVVVLLMQPAYGDTVYSILSGETAAYAASKEKRNAYLQWKGFDAERGVQAVSRELLAPYPNAFGFAIPGSPEEWPASKVAQMFGVDAVSAMLPDPVVALRVAADRGRLGDLVPIEDGPGGCAAVVEKDVVAGPNDTFRFHWLFADMSGRRRGNVVTVVLLHRQSARPLPVALQRRYESQLLGRERVPVDEMPLIAGIRHSWNFREWTADTGSRPWLAIPVAAPEWGEVKAVFVSIDGSDFFRMPL; the protein is encoded by the coding sequence ATGGGCATTGCCATCGGGCAGGCGTTTGTTCATTTTCGCGAGGAGTCGATCATGAGGATACGTTGGCAGCACAGCATTCCGCTCATTCTGCTGCTTGTTCCCTTTTTTTGGGCCATGGGGTTCACGTTTCCAGTGGGCGACGATTTTGCCCGTTCCAATGAGGCGCGGTTCTGGTTTGACATCCCGCAGGCACTCGAAAGCATGGGGCGCTCGTGGTGGACATGGAGTGGTCGCTACACACATCATTTCCTCGTAATATTCCTCGGGAAAAGCGCAGAATCACGTTTTGGATATACCCTGGTGTGCATTGCGATATGCCTGCTGTATTGGGGCGCACTGTGGAACATATTTTCAGAACTATCCCATAACAAGAGAAAGGCAGAGGCGTTTTTTATTGCATCCGTGTGCATGCTGGCCTTGTATTCGTGCTATCCGACATTGAGTATGTCGTTTTATGAAGTAACAGACATTCTTGGCATAACATTTGGAAATGGTCTTGTGCTGCTGTTTATTGGGAGAGTCTGCGCGTTATGGAATGCCGAGAGGGTTCATAGCAAGGATGTATGGATTTCATCAGTGCCGGGAATTCTGGCTGTGGGATGTTATGAGCATTCTGCGGTTGCCACGGTTGCTGTTTCCGTCTGCGCCTATGTGATGGCTGCACGAGTCGGGCATAAGCACAAATCGGTGTTTCTCAAAATCGTGGTCGTGATGGCGGGCTTTTTCCTGCTATCGTTCCTGGCAAGGGGCAACTTTCGCCGTCAGACGAAACGCTCCGTCTCCTGGGCCCTGATGCAGGAGCAGCTCTTGCCGGTTGTTCCAATGACCTTTGAACTGCTGTTCAAATTTTTTTCGAGCTTCTTTGCGGTGGTATGCGTGTGGTTGGGCATTGTCGCGGGTGGGGAGGCGGGCGTGTCCGCACGGAATGGTGAGAAGGCTCGTGGGTTCCATCCCGCATATGTGTTGTTGTGTGGGCTGCTCATGGCCTTTCTTGTCGTGTTGGGCATCGTGACCGTGCATGCATTGAGTGATATGCCGATCTTAAGTGCGGGTAAGTTTTCGGCAAGCGTACTGCTTTTGCTTTCCTGCGTGGCCGTGTTCGTGTTCGTGCATACATTGCAGCCTGTAAGGTGCATGGTGATGCAGCGGATGGACAGGGGGGTGTGCGTACTGGCAAGTGCCATTGTGCTTGTCGTGGTGTTGTTGATGCAGCCTGCCTATGGCGATACCGTATATTCCATTTTGTCTGGAGAGACGGCAGCGTATGCCGCATCCAAGGAGAAGCGGAACGCGTATTTGCAGTGGAAGGGATTCGATGCGGAGCGGGGGGTGCAGGCGGTCTCCAGAGAGTTGCTGGCGCCTTATCCCAATGCCTTTGGGTTTGCCATTCCCGGGTCCCCCGAGGAATGGCCTGCATCGAAGGTGGCGCAGATGTTTGGCGTGGATGCCGTTTCCGCAATGTTGCCGGACCCTGTGGTCGCGCTTCGGGTTGCGGCAGACCGGGGAAGGCTGGGTGACCTGGTGCCCATAGAGGACGGTCCGGGAGGCTGTGCCGCGGTAGTCGAGAAGGATGTAGTCGCCGGGCCTAACGATACGTTCCGGTTTCACTGGTTGTTTGCGGATATGTCTGGGCGCAGGCGTGGCAATGTCGTGACCGTGGTGCTGCTGCACCGCCAGTCGGCACGACCACTGCCCGTGGCATTGCAGCGGCGCTACGAAAGCCAGTTGTTGGGCAGGGAGCGCGTGCCGGTGGATGAGATGCCGCTGATCGCGGGCATCCGGCATTCATGGAATTTCAGGGAATGGACAGCGGACACGGGCAGCAGGCCGTGGCTGGCCATTCCCGTCGCCGCGCCGGAGTGGGGAGAGGTAAAGGCTGTTTTTGTAAGCATTGATGGTAGTGATTTCTTCAGAATGCCCTTGTGA
- a CDS encoding glycosyltransferase produces the protein MMSEPRIAIIIPAYNEAQTVAETMKAFHAVCPTAALYVVDNNSQDATADIAAETLQRLGATGRVLREWRQGKGNAVRRAFLEVDADVYVLTDADMTYPAEQLPELLAPVLEGKADMVCGDRRSHGDYSRENTRPFHGVGNRLVQYLVNVTSGTQLVDIMTGYRVLSRLFVRCYPIVVEGFQIETDMTLFAAQARMRIVEIPVRYVNRPEGSFSKLNTFRDGARVLRTIFTVFNHCNPLAFSMLVAFFLAVGSILAGSVVITEWLTTSYITHVPLAVLAVALGLLSATFLGTGILLNSMSYQRKLDLERVIQRTAWELQKRPDAGETP, from the coding sequence ATGATGTCAGAACCGCGGATAGCCATAATCATACCGGCGTATAACGAAGCGCAGACCGTTGCGGAAACAATGAAGGCGTTTCACGCGGTGTGCCCAACTGCTGCATTGTATGTCGTGGACAACAATTCACAGGACGCCACGGCGGATATTGCCGCTGAAACATTGCAGCGCCTGGGGGCCACAGGGCGAGTGCTTCGTGAATGGCGACAAGGAAAGGGCAATGCCGTTCGGCGCGCCTTTCTGGAAGTGGATGCGGATGTCTACGTGCTTACGGATGCGGACATGACGTACCCTGCAGAACAATTGCCTGAATTGCTCGCTCCTGTCCTGGAAGGAAAGGCAGATATGGTGTGTGGCGACCGCCGGTCGCACGGGGATTATTCACGTGAGAATACGCGACCGTTTCACGGCGTTGGCAATCGGCTGGTCCAGTATCTCGTGAATGTGACATCGGGCACGCAGCTTGTGGATATAATGACGGGATACCGAGTGCTCAGCAGGTTGTTCGTTCGCTGTTACCCGATTGTGGTGGAGGGCTTTCAGATAGAGACGGACATGACGCTCTTTGCGGCCCAGGCAAGGATGCGCATAGTGGAAATTCCCGTGCGTTACGTAAACAGGCCGGAAGGCAGTTTCTCAAAGTTGAATACATTTCGCGATGGCGCAAGAGTTTTGCGTACCATTTTCACGGTATTCAATCATTGCAACCCGCTTGCGTTTTCAATGCTTGTGGCGTTTTTTCTTGCCGTGGGCTCCATTCTTGCGGGGAGTGTGGTCATCACGGAATGGTTGACGACAAGTTATATTACCCATGTGCCGCTGGCCGTGCTCGCAGTGGCGCTGGGACTTCTCAGTGCCACCTTCCTGGGGACGGGCATTCTTCTTAATTCCATGAGTTATCAGCGGAAACTTGATCTTGAACGGGTCATTCAGAGAACTGCCTGGGAACTGCAAAAGCGACCGGACGCCGGGGAGACGCCATAG
- a CDS encoding YaeQ family protein has protein sequence MKYTCTIEHLPGSRPLEAPPRPPRHIPEHGGGYSTGFGMDASPDTDGYADYGQRPVPASGLPLPVRDRIVLDAAPGEVPWHIALKFLGYLLYREWEPRVEEGVGWHYKPDLVSLDAAGNIRLWLDCGNIAARKTDRVAAKLGEDTPFRILRRTEKDARQLAATLAGKVRHPQRVRLIAFDAGFVDAIAASLDSTNRIKALREADRLDLTFETRQDRLELRSRLHVLELKG, from the coding sequence ATGAAATACACCTGCACCATCGAACACCTGCCCGGCTCGCGCCCGCTGGAGGCGCCGCCCCGGCCACCGCGCCACATACCCGAGCACGGGGGCGGGTACTCCACCGGATTCGGCATGGACGCCTCGCCGGACACCGACGGCTACGCCGACTACGGCCAGCGCCCGGTGCCCGCGTCCGGCCTGCCCCTGCCGGTGCGTGACCGCATCGTGCTGGACGCGGCCCCCGGCGAGGTGCCGTGGCATATCGCCCTGAAGTTTCTGGGATATCTTCTGTACCGGGAATGGGAGCCGCGCGTGGAGGAAGGCGTGGGCTGGCACTACAAGCCGGACCTGGTCTCGCTGGACGCGGCGGGAAACATCCGGTTGTGGCTGGATTGCGGGAACATCGCGGCGCGAAAGACCGACCGGGTGGCGGCCAAGCTGGGCGAGGACACGCCCTTCCGCATCCTGCGCCGGACAGAAAAGGACGCCCGACAACTGGCGGCCACGCTGGCTGGCAAGGTGCGCCACCCGCAACGGGTGCGACTGATAGCCTTTGACGCGGGATTCGTGGACGCCATCGCGGCAAGCCTGGACAGCACCAACCGCATCAAGGCCCTGCGCGAAGCCGACCGGCTGGACCTGACCTTCGAGACGCGGCAGGATCGGCTGGAATTACGCAGCCGGTTGCATGTGCTGGAACTGAAGGGGTAG
- a CDS encoding TadE/TadG family type IV pilus assembly protein: protein MKTLKALLRDNMGMTTLEMAMVLPVVILLLFGTMDMLRYVWFRNTIVAAAVDAAEAGSLPSATDDDIRAAALKLMTPAGIVPSGLTVARNTVAVPPTITVKITVDFQYLVLPGFIADLTGTRVVVAVKQAVLGPLETP, encoded by the coding sequence ATGAAGACGTTGAAGGCATTGCTGCGCGACAACATGGGCATGACCACGCTCGAGATGGCCATGGTCCTGCCTGTGGTGATCCTGTTGCTGTTCGGCACCATGGACATGCTGCGCTATGTCTGGTTCCGCAACACCATCGTGGCCGCCGCCGTGGACGCGGCGGAAGCGGGGTCCTTGCCTTCAGCCACCGACGACGACATACGGGCAGCCGCGCTCAAGTTGATGACCCCGGCGGGCATCGTCCCTTCCGGATTGACCGTGGCTCGCAACACCGTGGCGGTGCCCCCCACCATCACGGTGAAGATTACCGTGGATTTTCAATACCTGGTACTGCCCGGCTTCATCGCCGACCTTACCGGCACCCGCGTGGTGGTGGCCGTGAAGCAGGCCGTGCTGGGTCCTTTGGAGACGCCATGA
- a CDS encoding TadE/TadG family type IV pilus assembly protein, whose product MMTVPHDTRFSPNGPGKQAGQDGQRGMVSVEAALLVVLLLVPMLLLTMDAGRFIVARHSLTQAVRQGAMVLVHAQSSQANAQAITAVKDALSASGYLPGETTVTIARPTPTSATITVILDTTRGAIFGVAFTVLPLVIRESATATTG is encoded by the coding sequence ATGATGACCGTGCCGCATGATACGCGTTTTTCCCCGAATGGACCTGGCAAGCAGGCCGGACAGGACGGGCAGCGGGGCATGGTCAGCGTGGAGGCCGCCCTGCTGGTGGTCCTGCTGCTGGTGCCCATGCTGTTGCTGACCATGGATGCGGGCAGGTTCATCGTGGCCCGTCATTCGCTCACCCAGGCAGTGCGGCAGGGAGCCATGGTGCTCGTGCACGCCCAGTCGTCGCAGGCCAACGCGCAGGCCATCACCGCGGTCAAGGATGCATTGTCCGCGTCGGGCTACCTGCCTGGCGAAACGACGGTGACCATTGCCCGGCCCACCCCTACGTCCGCGACCATAACCGTAATTCTTGACACCACGCGCGGAGCCATTTTTGGCGTCGCATTCACCGTGCTGCCGTTGGTCATCCGCGAAAGCGCCACGGCGACCACAGGATAG
- a CDS encoding pilus assembly protein TadG-related protein, with protein MNLWKRLFREEHGNTALIVALSSFVLLGFGAFAVDLGVIYTKRSQMQKTADIAALAGAQALINSSGNTDTARAAAVAAARANLAQGDVPASAVKDGDITFGSNPSINTSFLMNRIDVHVQRTAQAGNPVSLLLANMFGKNYTSVTVAARAEAVPACRSCIAPLSVPDKFTWNDKCDADAKLRNNGALDPTSECEMASVQLIGYSAADFGAPVVLKFGDPTDSVVPGWFNPIDLPPVGQGTPETGASVYRDRLADAGFCMNDFGTYSVQPGSQIQVEPGNMVGPTRQGIKDLVAGDPAATWSATKGVVNAAGEQNPRSPRIIRIPLYDPRLPITSGRNYLTVVKVASFFVEKVDNKDNVMGRYIASSPLAPWSTVSPSATCLTYTARLAKME; from the coding sequence ATGAACCTCTGGAAGCGACTGTTCCGCGAGGAACACGGCAACACGGCCCTCATCGTGGCCCTTTCCAGCTTCGTGCTGTTGGGGTTTGGCGCTTTCGCGGTGGACCTTGGCGTCATTTACACCAAGCGCAGCCAGATGCAGAAAACCGCAGACATCGCGGCGCTGGCCGGTGCGCAGGCGCTCATCAATAGTTCGGGCAATACCGATACCGCCCGCGCGGCGGCCGTTGCCGCGGCGCGGGCCAACCTTGCCCAGGGCGACGTGCCCGCCAGCGCCGTGAAGGACGGTGACATCACCTTCGGCAGCAATCCGTCCATCAACACATCGTTCCTCATGAACCGCATCGACGTGCACGTGCAGCGCACCGCGCAGGCGGGCAATCCGGTATCCCTGCTTCTGGCCAACATGTTCGGCAAGAACTACACGAGCGTGACGGTGGCAGCCCGGGCCGAGGCCGTGCCCGCGTGCCGCAGTTGCATTGCCCCGCTGAGTGTGCCCGACAAGTTTACCTGGAACGATAAGTGCGACGCGGACGCCAAGTTGCGTAACAATGGCGCGCTGGATCCCACCAGCGAATGCGAGATGGCATCGGTGCAGCTTATAGGGTACTCGGCGGCGGATTTCGGGGCGCCGGTGGTGCTGAAGTTCGGCGATCCCACGGACTCGGTGGTGCCGGGCTGGTTCAATCCCATCGATCTGCCGCCGGTGGGGCAGGGTACGCCGGAAACCGGTGCATCCGTCTACCGCGACCGCCTTGCAGACGCCGGTTTCTGCATGAACGACTTCGGAACCTATTCCGTGCAGCCGGGGTCACAGATCCAAGTAGAGCCCGGCAACATGGTGGGGCCCACCCGGCAGGGCATCAAGGATCTTGTCGCGGGTGACCCGGCGGCCACATGGAGCGCCACCAAGGGCGTGGTCAATGCCGCAGGTGAGCAAAACCCGCGCAGCCCGCGCATCATCAGGATTCCCCTGTACGACCCGCGCCTGCCCATCACGAGCGGCCGCAACTACCTGACGGTGGTCAAGGTGGCATCGTTCTTCGTGGAGAAGGTCGACAACAAGGACAACGTGATGGGGCGCTACATCGCCAGTTCGCCGTTGGCCCCGTGGAGCACGGTAAGCCCTTCGGCTACCTGTCTCACCTACACGGCGCGGCTGGCCAAGATGGAATAG
- a CDS encoding pyridoxal phosphate-dependent aminotransferase has product MPDITSSESPLRVAERVRNIRISATKLMPMLAAKVGGCVSLGQGVPSFRTPDHIVEAVCRALRDDPTAGRYSLQPGMPALREAIAADILARKGARFDPETEIGVTVGAMEALVMIMLTVVERGDEVIIPSPGYASHAEQVLMAEGVPVHVPLRAADWGLDVEAVRAAVTPRTRAIIVCSPGNPTGGVYDDADVRALCDLALERDLVLIVDDTYDYMVYGEQPGTPRFSPVSQPELRRHVITVNSFSKKYALTGWRVGYVAADAAWMAELLKVHDATAVCAPTVSQHAALAALTGPQDCVDVMRAALTARRDLTCRRLDALAPHFAYVPPRGAFYAMARYTFTDADSMTVARRMLEEARVITVPGGSFGPTGERHLRLSFGMDEVELTEAFDRIQHWVAAL; this is encoded by the coding sequence ATGCCCGACATCACTTCTTCGGAATCCCCCCTGCGCGTTGCCGAGCGCGTGCGCAACATCCGCATTTCCGCCACCAAGCTCATGCCCATGCTGGCCGCCAAGGTGGGCGGCTGCGTGTCGCTGGGGCAGGGCGTGCCGTCCTTCCGCACGCCGGACCACATCGTGGAGGCCGTCTGCCGCGCCCTGCGCGACGACCCCACGGCCGGGCGCTACAGCCTGCAACCCGGCATGCCAGCCCTGCGCGAGGCCATTGCGGCGGACATCCTGGCCCGCAAGGGCGCGCGCTTCGATCCGGAGACGGAAATCGGCGTCACCGTGGGGGCCATGGAAGCGCTGGTGATGATCATGCTCACTGTGGTGGAGCGCGGCGACGAGGTTATCATCCCCTCGCCGGGCTACGCCTCGCATGCCGAGCAGGTGCTGATGGCAGAGGGCGTGCCCGTGCACGTGCCGCTGCGCGCGGCGGATTGGGGGCTGGACGTGGAGGCGGTGCGCGCCGCCGTCACCCCGCGCACGCGGGCCATCATCGTGTGCAGCCCCGGCAACCCCACCGGCGGGGTGTACGACGACGCCGACGTGCGCGCCCTGTGCGACCTTGCGCTGGAGCGCGACCTGGTGCTCATCGTGGACGACACCTACGACTACATGGTGTACGGCGAGCAGCCGGGCACGCCGCGCTTCTCCCCCGTGAGCCAGCCGGAACTGCGCCGTCACGTTATCACCGTGAACTCCTTTTCCAAGAAGTACGCCCTGACCGGCTGGCGCGTGGGCTACGTGGCCGCCGACGCCGCGTGGATGGCGGAACTGCTGAAGGTGCACGACGCCACGGCGGTGTGCGCGCCCACGGTGTCGCAGCATGCGGCCCTTGCCGCGCTGACCGGTCCGCAGGACTGCGTGGACGTCATGCGCGCGGCCCTGACCGCCCGGCGCGACCTGACCTGCCGCAGGCTGGACGCGCTGGCCCCGCACTTCGCCTACGTGCCGCCGCGTGGTGCGTTCTACGCCATGGCCCGCTACACCTTCACCGATGCCGACTCCATGACCGTGGCCCGGCGCATGCTGGAAGAGGCGCGGGTGATTACCGTGCCCGGCGGCTCGTTCGGCCCCACGGGCGAACGTCACCTGCGGCTGTCCTTCGGCATGGACGAGGTGGAACTGACCGAGGCCTTTGACCGCATCCAGCACTGGGTGGCGGCGCTGTAA
- a CDS encoding uracil-DNA glycosylase, with the protein MARRRILVDDPARGPEGVPGGGPEGVPDTRAAAASAAPSSDVAASSVQDGQPQAAPRRRGRPRKVEGGATAVTSIVGTNGSPGGMPGSPGGAAGRASAARARSAPPRAPAIADAAALAGPDPAVLAGPDPLVGTGWPDNVPELAARRHLEVLATVEALRAQGRTIYPARDDVFRALRATPWDAVRVVILGQDPYHGPGQAHGMAFSVADGVSLPRSLRNIFKEVAADCGAESGRSCLAAQTDTSGASPHPSPHPSVYPSSHPSSRPAGSPSADAPLLAPFGNVPPASAAPSGNLSRWAAQGVLLLNTVLTVQDGQPNSHAGLGWEGVTRGIVAALGARPQPCAFLLWGRPAHGFAALVTHPAHLVLTAAHPSPLSASRGFFGCAHFSRVNAWLAERGEVSIRW; encoded by the coding sequence ATGGCCCGGCGCAGGATTCTGGTGGATGATCCGGCGCGCGGGCCGGAGGGCGTGCCGGGGGGCGGGCCGGAGGGCGTGCCGGACACGCGGGCGGCTGCGGCCAGTGCCGCGCCGTCATCCGATGTCGCGGCCTCGTCAGTGCAGGACGGCCAGCCGCAGGCAGCGCCCCGGCGGCGCGGCAGGCCGCGCAAGGTCGAGGGCGGCGCGACCGCAGTGACCTCCATAGTGGGCACAAACGGCTCACCCGGCGGGATGCCCGGTTCACCCGGCGGGGCGGCTGGGCGTGCGTCCGCTGCAAGGGCGCGTTCCGCCCCGCCTCGTGCGCCTGCCATTGCCGATGCCGCGGCGCTGGCTGGGCCCGATCCCGCAGTGCTGGCCGGACCGGATCCGCTGGTCGGCACCGGCTGGCCGGACAACGTGCCGGAACTGGCTGCCCGCAGGCATCTGGAAGTGTTGGCCACGGTCGAGGCGTTGCGCGCACAGGGGCGCACCATCTACCCCGCCCGGGACGACGTGTTCCGGGCCTTGCGCGCCACGCCGTGGGACGCGGTGCGGGTGGTGATTCTGGGGCAGGACCCCTACCACGGGCCGGGGCAGGCCCACGGCATGGCCTTTTCCGTTGCCGACGGAGTGTCCCTGCCGCGCTCGCTGCGCAACATTTTCAAGGAAGTGGCTGCCGATTGCGGCGCGGAATCGGGGCGATCGTGCCTCGCGGCCCAGACGGACACATCCGGCGCGTCCCCGCATCCGTCCCCGCATCCGTCCGTGTATCCGTCCTCGCATCCGTCCTCGCGCCCGGCTGGCAGCCCGTCCGCAGACGCTCCGTTGCTGGCTCCGTTCGGCAACGTGCCCCCCGCATCGGCAGCCCCCTCGGGCAACCTGTCGCGCTGGGCCGCGCAGGGCGTGCTGTTGCTGAACACGGTGCTCACCGTGCAGGACGGACAGCCCAACAGCCATGCGGGCCTCGGCTGGGAGGGGGTGACGCGGGGCATCGTGGCCGCGCTGGGCGCACGCCCGCAACCCTGCGCCTTCCTGCTATGGGGCAGGCCCGCGCACGGGTTCGCGGCGCTGGTGACCCATCCGGCGCATCTGGTGCTGACGGCGGCGCATCCCTCGCCGCTGTCGGCTTCGCGCGGGTTTTTCGGATGCGCCCATTTTTCGCGGGTCAATGCCTGGCTGGCGGAGCGGGGAGAGGTTTCCATCCGCTGGTGA